A single Alphaproteobacteria bacterium DNA region contains:
- a CDS encoding phosphomannomutase/phosphoglucomutase encodes MHVFHSSILREYDIRGEVGKTLSQEDAYFLGRCFGTLIRDRKGKSVALGYDGRLSSPSLAQGVSQGLCDEGISVKEIGLGPTPMLSYAIHALETDGGIMVTGSHNPPHHNGFKITIGTEPFFGEQIQNLKEIMKTLSQKPAVSTGTHESVEIKEQYVTRLTEGLPLQKPLTVVWDPGNGASGEIIEMLTKNLPGNHILLNTKIDGTFPVHHPDPTVPENLIQLQQTVQLHQADLGIAFDGDGDRIGVVDGIGRILFGDQLLILYAQKLLQEIPKATIIADVKASQTLFDEIAKLGGAPIMGKTGHSLIKAKMKETKAPLAGEMSGHIFFADRYYGFDDAIYAALRLLEVLDNSEETLTQKVDQLPTPHNTPEIRFQCDDDRKFKVVEEIKNKLESSKTPFSGIDGVRVSVPDGWWLLRASNTQDVLVARCEGKTQEALEEAQKHLTEHLKSVGISLPN; translated from the coding sequence ATGCATGTTTTTCATTCTTCTATCCTACGTGAATATGATATCCGCGGTGAAGTTGGTAAAACACTCTCCCAAGAGGACGCCTATTTTCTGGGACGCTGTTTCGGAACATTGATACGGGATCGGAAAGGAAAGTCGGTTGCCCTAGGCTACGATGGTCGCTTGAGTTCCCCCAGCCTTGCTCAGGGCGTTTCACAAGGCCTTTGTGACGAAGGCATTTCCGTCAAAGAAATTGGCCTTGGCCCAACGCCCATGCTCTCATACGCCATTCATGCCCTTGAAACCGATGGGGGAATCATGGTCACTGGATCCCACAATCCGCCCCATCATAATGGATTCAAAATCACCATTGGAACCGAGCCATTTTTTGGGGAACAAATTCAAAATCTCAAAGAGATTATGAAAACGCTCTCACAAAAACCAGCCGTTTCCACAGGCACCCATGAGTCTGTCGAGATTAAAGAACAATATGTCACTCGTCTCACAGAAGGACTCCCCCTCCAAAAACCCCTAACGGTGGTCTGGGACCCTGGAAATGGAGCTTCGGGCGAAATCATTGAAATGCTGACGAAGAATTTACCTGGCAACCATATCCTCTTAAATACTAAAATTGACGGCACTTTCCCCGTTCATCATCCTGACCCAACCGTTCCTGAAAATCTTATCCAACTTCAGCAAACTGTCCAACTTCACCAGGCTGACCTGGGCATTGCCTTCGATGGCGATGGAGATAGAATAGGCGTTGTGGATGGAATAGGCCGAATTCTATTTGGAGATCAATTACTTATTCTCTACGCCCAAAAGCTTCTTCAAGAAATCCCCAAGGCCACAATTATTGCCGATGTAAAAGCGAGCCAGACTCTTTTTGATGAAATCGCAAAATTAGGGGGAGCTCCCATCATGGGCAAGACAGGCCATTCCCTCATCAAGGCGAAAATGAAGGAAACAAAGGCACCTCTTGCAGGAGAAATGAGCGGACATATCTTTTTCGCCGATCGCTATTATGGCTTTGATGATGCCATCTATGCTGCCCTCAGACTTTTGGAAGTGCTTGATAATTCCGAGGAAACTTTAACTCAAAAAGTCGACCAACTTCCAACACCTCACAACACCCCGGAGATTCGCTTTCAGTGTGACGATGATCGGAAATTTAAAGTCGTGGAAGAAATTAAGAATAAATTAGAATCCAGTAAGACTCCGTTCAGTGGAATCGATGGTGTCCGCGTTTCCGTCCCTGACGGGTGGTGGCTTTTA